The following are from one region of the Hyla sarda isolate aHylSar1 chromosome 6, aHylSar1.hap1, whole genome shotgun sequence genome:
- the LOC130277367 gene encoding transmembrane protein 238-like: MKADLSHLLCLKPVRPVLFYFSQCYAACFFKPNPTLGHFSGHSLQMALARCRLALLFAIFMDLVGLASLLVGIFAELKLNGQDFGDLLIYTGAILVFLSLVGWIFWYTGNIEISLEELQQDYSSKAGTLARLARKISRHLSHSDVNHGKRKRHHEHREAMEKVDTLQLSRTKNLKKEVDECL; the protein is encoded by the coding sequence atgaAAGCTGATCTCTCACATCTCTTGTGTCTGAAACCAGTCCGACCAGTTCTCTTTTACTTTTCCCAGTGCTATGCTGCCTGCTTTTTCAAGCCCAACCCTACTTTAGGCCATTTTTCAGGGCACAGCTTACAAATGGCTCTGGCGCGCTGTCGTCTCGCTCTCCTCTTCGCCATCTTTATGGATCTGGTTGGTTTAGCTTCTCTGCTCGTCGGGATCTTTGCAGAACTGAAGCTGAATGGACAGGATTTCGGGGACCTTCTGATTTACACGGGGGCCATCCTGGTCTTCCTGAGCCTCGTCGGCTGGATCTTCTGGTACACGGGGAACATTGAGATATCGCTGGAGGAGTTACAGCAAGATTACTCCTCCAAGGCCGGAACGTTGGCCCGATTAGCCCGGAAAATCTCCCGCCACCTCTCTCACAGCGACGTGAACCACGGGAAGAGGAAAAGGCACCACGAGCACCGGGAGGCCATGGAAAAGGTTGACACATTACAGCTGTCGAGGACAAAGAACCTAAAAAAGGAAGTGGATGAGTGTTTATAA